In Populus nigra chromosome 1, ddPopNigr1.1, whole genome shotgun sequence, one genomic interval encodes:
- the LOC133704293 gene encoding probable disease resistance protein At4g27220: MAIESVGESIVSKIAELLVEPTIRQFRYMFCFNNFVQEFNEQKKNLALTLDRLQKAVEVAERNAEEIEKDVNKWLEDANNEIKTVNPLENETGKHGKCFTWCPNWIQQFKLSKALAKKTETLRNLEENSKKFPTVSHKAPLQDIEFLPSKGFTPSESSKKAFEQIMEALKDDSIDMIGLYGMGGVGKTTLVKEVGRRAKEFHLFDEVLIATVSQNPNVTDIQDQMADSLGLRFDEKSKKGRADRLWQRLQGKKMLIILDDVWKVINMEEIGIPFGDAHRGCKILLTTRLKDICSFMECQPTVLLSLLSENEAWALFKINAGLHDEDSTLNTVAKKVARECKGLPIALVTVGRALRDKSAVEWEVAFKELKNSQCLHMEQIDEQKNAYACLKLSYDYLKHEKTKLCFLLCCLFPEDYNIPIEYLTRYAVGYGLHQDVESIEDARERVYVAIKNLKACCMLLGTKREEYVKMHDLVRDVAIQIASSEKYGFMVKASIGLEEWPMSNKSFEGCTVISLMGNKLTELPEGLVCPQLKVLLLGLDGGLNVPERFFEGMKAIEVLSLEGGCLSLQSLEFSTNLQSLLLIRCKCKGLIWLRKLQRLKILGFMRFSSVEELPSEMGELKELRLLDVTGCRNLGRIPVNLIGSLKKLEELLIGDESFKGWGVVGCDSTEGMNASLTELDSLSHLAVLSLMIPEVECIPRDFVFPRLLKYDILFGDWYSLDKTYPTSTRLYLGDISATSLNAKTFEQLFPTVSQIGFSNIEGLKNIVLSSDQMITHDHGSQKDFLQRLEHVQVTACGDIRTLFQAKWRQALKNLLSVEIELCDSLEEVFELGEADEGINEEKELRLLSSLTKLHLQWLPELKCIWKGPTRHVSLQSLIHLELLFLDKLTFIFTPSLAQSLIHLETLQIEQCDELKRLIKEQDGEREIIPKSLGFPKLKIISISGCDKLEHVFPVSVSPSLLNLEQMKITLADNLKQIFYSGEGDALTRDGIINFPQLRKLILSNCSFFGPKNSAAQLPSLQALTIHGHEELGNLLAQLQGLTSLETLHLYSLPVPDMRCIWKGLVLSHLTSLVVRNCKRLTHVCTNVMITSLVQLKVLEILTCEELEQIIAKNNDDEKDQILSLGSDLQSSCFPNLCQLKIRGCNKLKSLFPVAMASSLKKLQKLEVRESSQILGVFGQDDHALPINVEKEIVLPDLQELSLEQLPSIVCFSLGCYDFLFPHLETLKVRQRPKLTTKFGTTSNGSVRAQSEVSQVGEDSSTGCSVPTTTSRMWTRNNGWWEEEEEWEEEEEEEEEEDEDGGGHDN; encoded by the exons ATGGCTATCGAAAGTGTTGGTGAATCCATTGTATCTAAGATAGCAGAACTCTTGGTGGAACCAACAATAAGGCAATTTCGTTACATGTTCTGTTTCAACAATTTTGTTCAAGAATTCAATGAACAAAAGAAGAACCTGGCTTTGACACTAGATCGTTTGCAAAAGGCTGTCGAAGTTGCTGAAAGAAATGCTGAAGAAATTGAGAAAGATGTCAACAAATGGCTGGAGGATGCAAACAACGAAATTAAAACTGTGAATCCATTGGAAAATGAAACAGGAAAACATGGCAAATGCTTTACTTGGTGTCCAAATTGGATACAACAATTCAAGTTAAGCAAGGCACTAGCAAAGAAGACGGAGACTTTGAGAAACCTTGAAGAAAATAGCAAAAAGTTTCCAACAGTGTCCCACAAAGCACCTCTTCAAGACATAGAATTTCTTCCATCAAAGGGATTCACACCCTCAGAATCGTCAAAAAAAGCTTTTGAACAAATTATGGAAGCTCTCAAAGATGACAGTATCGATATGATTGGACTGTACGGCATGGGAGGGGTGGGTAAAACCACCCTAGTGAAAGAAGTAGGCAGGAGAGCAAAAGAGTTTCATCTTTTTGATGAAGTTTTGATAGCCACGGTGTCCCAGAATCCAAATGTCACAGACATTCAAGATCAAATGGCAGATAGTTTAGGTCTGCGTTTTGAcgagaaaagtaaaaaagggAGAGCAGATCGATTATGGCAGAGACTGCAGGGAAAGAAGATGCTTATAATCCTAGATGATGTCTGGAAAGTTATTAACATGGAAGAGATAGGGATCCCATTTGGTGATGCTCACAGGGGTTGTAAAATTCTTCTGACAACACGTCTTAAGGATATATGTTCTTTTATGGAGTGCCAGCCAACAGTGTTGTTAAGTCTCTTATCTGAAAATGAAGCATGGGCTTTATTCAAAATCAATGCTGGTTTACATGATGAGGACTCTACCTTGAACACAGTGGCAAAGAAGGTTGCGAGAGAATGTAAAGGATTGCCTATAGCGCTTGTGACAGTGGGAAGGGCTCTAAGAGATAAATCTGCTGTTGAGTGGGAAGTAGCGTTTAAAGAGCTCAAAAACTCTCAATGTTTGCACATGGAACAAATTGATGAACAAAAAAATGCATATGCATGTCTTAAGTTGAGTTATGATTATTTGAAGCACGAGAAAACCAAGTTATGTTTCTTGCTATGCTGTTTATTTCCAGAAGATTACAACATTCCAATTGAGTACTTGACGAGATACGCAGTTGGCTATGGGTTACATCAAGATGTGGAGTCCATTGAAGATGCAAGGGAACGAGTTTATGTGGCAATCAAAAACCTCAAAGCTTGTTGTATGCTGTTAGGAACTAAAAGGGAAGAATATGTGAAAATGCATGACTTGGTTCGTGATGTTGCTATTCAGATAGCATCATCAGAAAAATACGGATTCATGGTAAAGGCTAGCATTGGGTTGGAGGAGTGGCCAATGAGCAATAAAAGCTTTGAAGGTTGTACAGTAATTTCCTTAATGGGCAATAAACTCACAGAACTTCCTGAAGGATTGGTGTGTCCACAGCTCAAAGTCCTATTGTTAGGACTGGATGGTGGTTTGAATGTTCCAGAGAGGTTTTTTGAAGGGATGAAAGCAATTGAAGTTTTGTCTCTTGAAGGAGGGTGTTTGTCATTGCAATCACTTGAATTCTCAACGAACCTTCAATCGTTGTTGTTGATCAGGTGTAAATGCAAGGGCCTCATTTGGTTGAGAAAGCTGCAAAGACTTAAGATTCTTGGTTTTATGAGGTTCTCTTCCGTTGAAGAATTACCTAGTGAAATGGGGGAGCTCAAGGAGTTGAGGTTGTTGGATGTGACAGGTTGTAGAAATCTAGGAAGGATTCCCGTGAATTTGATTGGAAGTTTGAAGAAGTTAGAAGAACTGTTGATCGGGGATGAGAGCTTCAAGGGATGGGGTGTTGTTGGATGTGACAGCACAGAAGGAATGAATGCGAGCCTAACAGAACTCGATTCGCTGTCCCATTTAGCTGTATTATCATTGATGATACCGGAGGTTGAATGCATTCCcagagattttgtttttcccaGGTTGCTCAAATATGATATACTATTTGGGGATTGGTATTCACTCGATAAAACATACCCAACCTCGACAAGGTTATATTTGGGTGATATCAGCGCCACATCCTTAAAtgcaaagacatttgagcagtTGTTTCCTACTGTGTCTCAAATTGGTTTTAGCAACATTgagggtttaaaaaatatagtattgtCCTCTGATCAGATGATCACCCATGACCATGGGTCGCAAAAGGACTTCTTACAAAGATTAGAACATGTACAAGTGACTGCATGTGGGGATATTCGCACTCTGTTTCAAGCAAAATGGCGGCAAGCTTTGAAAAATCTATTAAGTGTGGAAATTGAATTATGCGACTCATTGGAAGAGGTATTTGAATTGGGTGAGGCTGATGAAGGAATTAACGAGGAGAAGGAGTTGCGGCTGCTGTCATCTTTAACAAAGTTACATCTGCAATGGTTACCCGAGCTCAAATGTATATGGAAGGGGCCCACCAGACATGTCAGCCTTCAAAGTCTTATTCATCTGGAGTTGTTGTTTCTTGACAAACTGACATTTATCTTCACACCGTCCCTCGCTCAAAGTCTTATTCATCTGGAAACACTGCAGATAGAACAATGCGATGAATTGAAGCGTCTTATCAAAGAACAGGATGGTGAAAGGGAAATAATTCCAAAGTCTCTTGGCttcccaaaattaaaaattatttctataaGTGGCTGTGATAAACTGGAACATGTCTTCCCTGTCTCCGTGTCTCCAAGTCTTCTGAACCTCGAACAGATGAAGATTACATTAGCTgacaatttaaagcaaatatttTACAGTGGAGAAGGAGATGCACTCACCAGAGATGGCATCATCAACTTCCCTCAGCTAAGAAAATTGATTCTTTCAAATTGCAGTTTTTTTGGTCCAAAGAATTCTGCTGCCCAGTTGCCTTCTTTGCAAGCGTTAACCATTCATGGCCACGAAGAATTGGGTAATTTGTTGGCACAGCTCCAA GGGTTAACAAGTTTGGAAACATTACATTTATACTCCCTGCCTGTGCCTGACATGAGGTGTATATGGAAAGGTCTTGTGCTAAGCCATTTGACTTCTTTGGTGGTGAGGAATTGTAAAAGACTAACACATGTATGCACAAACGTCATGATTACTAGTCTAGTTCAACTGAAAGTTCTAGAGATATTAACTTGTGAGGAATTGGAGCAAATAATTGCTAagaataatgatgatgaaaaggaTCAGATATTATCATTAGGGAGTGATCTTCAATCTTCATGCTTTCCTAATTTGTGTCAACTTAAGATCAGAGGATGCAACAAGTTGAAGAGTCTCTTCCCAGTAGCCATGGCTTCAAGTCTCAAAAAGCTCCAAAAACTTGAAGTAAGAGAATCCTCTCAAATATTGGGAGTATTTGGACAGGATGATCATGCTTTACCTATCAATGTTGAGAAGGAGATAGTACTCCCCGATCTGCAAGAGCTGTCTCTAGAACAATTACCGAGTATTGTCTGCTTCAGTCTTGGATGTTATGATTTCTTATTCCCTCATTTGGAGACGTTGAAGGTGCGTCAACGTCCAAAATTGACCACAAAATTTGGTACTACATCAAATGGTTCAGTGCGGGCTCAATCAGAG GTATCTCAAGTAGGGGAGGATTCAAGCACTGGTTGCTCCGTGCCAACCACCACTAGTAGAATGTGGACCCGAAATAATGGGTGgtgggaagaggaagaggaatgggaggaggaggaggaggaggaggaggaggaagacgAGGATGGAGGTGGTCATGATAATTAA